The window AGCTTCTTGCGGAGTCCGGCGACCTGCACGTCCACCGACCGCTCGGTGACCGGATAGTCCTCTCCCTTCACCGCGTCGACGATCTGCGTCCGCGTGTAGGCCCAGCCGGGACGCTTGGCGAGGAACTGGAGGAGGGCGAACTCCGTGTAGGTGAGTTCCAGCGGCGCCCCGGCAAGCGTCACCTCGTGGCGGCCGGGATGAATGGACAACTTGTGGACGTCGATCGTCGTCTCCTGCTCGGCCCGGCGCTGGGCCCCCTTGCGGCGCAGCAGGGCGCGGACGCGGGCCGTCAGCACCCGGGGGCTGAACGGCTTGGCGATGTAGTCGTCGGCACCGCGCTCCAGCCCGGCGATCATGTCGCTCTCCTCGCTCTTGGCGGTGAGCATGATGATCAGCACCTCGCGGGTCTTCGACTCCGCCTTGAGCCG of the Planctomycetia bacterium genome contains:
- the drrA gene encoding DNA-binding response regulator, which produces MPNQGEYARPTPAKGKATQPDSDPPRILVVDDEEDLLELVRYNLTKEGYVVECVDSGEDALRSARREPPDLIVLDLMLPAVDGLEVCRRLKAESKTREVLIIMLTAKSEESDMIAGLERGADDYIAKPFSPRVLTARVRALLRRKGAQRRAEQETTIDVHKLSIHPGRHEVTLAGAPLELTYTEFALLQFLAKRPGWAYTRTQIVDAVKGEDYPVTERSVDVQVAGLRKKLGLFGDYIETVRGVGYRFRA